In Chromobacterium rhizoryzae, one genomic interval encodes:
- a CDS encoding fimbrial protein — MKFQTDAAARRHGAAALLAVLLGGLWSAQAEAACYRVSRAAPSTNPNDVDYVEPGKGEVRSWLGSTDTAGQGAMAMTININNEVFQPDGTLLGSKILSIYDLGSDNIGSYTPEQVLFRCSPEERPSTFYEYYSTNGDNLWAGKDEEGSAIGLPQAYRTVQRGLMARVTNLNTGEFASRYWKRRPLKLDMARDRDSRGWYLIKARHFSNYKVEFFKYSQSKGSGDIGWQDSVAGQNWVYTQPIAYSAFQGGGLSPLLGEGVDHATQWSGFYNAWPGSINPYNTVKIRRTASCRVVTVTPVVAFPPISAVEMEKGGQRTLPIEINLQCQTGSPANIGLSGFQSGTGAGQTAMGVLVQAANYQAALKEGLGTGGGGVTHLLSDGYGVNPAVATGVGVALSRLGGQRLNLLSNELITGGGALAGWYPVLQDAEATGNQSGLTHYRARMRATLIRLPGKKVKPGSLNATAQVVVRVQ; from the coding sequence ATGAAATTTCAAACTGACGCCGCGGCGCGGAGGCATGGCGCGGCGGCCTTATTGGCCGTGCTGCTGGGAGGGCTGTGGAGCGCGCAGGCGGAGGCCGCGTGCTATCGCGTGTCGCGCGCCGCGCCGTCGACCAATCCCAACGATGTGGATTATGTTGAACCGGGCAAGGGAGAAGTGCGGTCCTGGTTGGGTTCGACGGATACCGCCGGGCAGGGCGCGATGGCGATGACCATCAACATCAACAATGAGGTCTTCCAGCCGGATGGCACTTTGCTGGGCAGCAAGATACTGAGCATTTACGATTTGGGTTCCGACAATATCGGCAGTTATACGCCGGAGCAAGTGCTGTTCCGTTGCTCGCCGGAGGAAAGGCCGAGCACTTTTTACGAATATTATTCGACCAATGGCGATAACCTTTGGGCAGGCAAGGACGAGGAGGGCAGCGCCATCGGCCTGCCGCAAGCTTACCGCACCGTGCAGCGCGGTTTGATGGCGCGGGTGACCAATTTGAATACCGGTGAGTTCGCGTCGCGTTATTGGAAACGACGCCCGCTGAAACTGGACATGGCGCGCGACCGGGATTCGCGTGGCTGGTATCTGATCAAGGCCCGGCATTTCAGCAACTACAAGGTGGAGTTCTTCAAGTACAGCCAGTCCAAGGGCTCGGGAGATATCGGCTGGCAGGACAGCGTGGCTGGCCAGAACTGGGTGTATACACAGCCCATCGCCTATAGTGCGTTTCAAGGCGGCGGCCTGTCGCCCTTATTGGGCGAAGGCGTGGATCATGCGACGCAGTGGTCCGGCTTCTACAACGCCTGGCCCGGCTCCATCAACCCGTATAACACTGTCAAGATCCGCAGAACCGCCAGCTGCCGGGTGGTAACGGTGACGCCGGTAGTGGCTTTTCCGCCCATCAGCGCGGTTGAGATGGAGAAAGGCGGGCAGCGTACGCTGCCGATCGAGATCAACCTGCAATGCCAGACGGGCTCGCCGGCCAATATCGGCCTGTCTGGTTTTCAAAGCGGAACCGGAGCGGGACAGACGGCGATGGGGGTGCTGGTGCAAGCCGCCAATTACCAGGCGGCCTTGAAAGAGGGCTTGGGCACCGGCGGCGGCGGGGTCACACATCTGCTGTCCGACGGTTACGGGGTCAACCCCGCCGTGGCCACCGGCGTGGGCGTGGCCTTGAGCCGGCTGGGCGGCCAGCGCTTGAACCTGTTGAGCAATGAGCTGATCACCGGCGGCGGAGCCCTAGCCGGCTGGTATCCGGTGTTGCAGGACGCGGAAGCGACGGGTAACCAGAGCGGTCTGACCCATTACCGTGCCCGGATGCGCGCGACGCTGATCCGCCTGCCGGGCAAGAAGGTCAAGCCGGGTTCCTTGAACGCGACCGCGCAAGTGGTGGTCCGTGTCCAGTAG
- a CDS encoding fimbrial biogenesis chaperone: MSSSAWARWSAGGLLCLLCGSSWAGLMAESTRVVFEAGGAEQSLQLVNLNPYPVVVQAWVDDGHLESGPDAAGAAGAAVMPIPPIFRLNPKGQISLRLLATGVPLPVDRESLFWLNLYEIPPTRTDLPADAQTLTVTLRTQMKVLMRPAKLPVSVEDLPEQLRFTLEQRTDGPRLRIDNASPYYATFRALELACARGPAQPLAAEMVAPLTAETLALDSSPPCAVEQAEVRFLLVGDDGNPVAGKAALASSVSGS, translated from the coding sequence GTGTCCAGTAGCGCATGGGCGCGCTGGAGCGCGGGCGGTCTGTTGTGCCTGTTGTGCGGCAGCAGTTGGGCCGGCCTGATGGCGGAGTCCACGCGGGTGGTGTTCGAGGCCGGCGGCGCCGAGCAGTCGCTGCAACTGGTCAATCTCAACCCCTATCCGGTGGTGGTGCAGGCCTGGGTCGACGACGGTCATTTGGAGTCCGGCCCGGACGCGGCCGGAGCGGCGGGCGCGGCGGTGATGCCCATTCCGCCTATCTTCCGCTTGAACCCGAAGGGACAGATCAGTCTGCGCCTGCTCGCCACCGGCGTGCCCTTGCCCGTGGATCGCGAATCGTTGTTCTGGTTGAACCTGTACGAAATCCCTCCGACGCGGACGGACTTGCCGGCGGACGCGCAGACGTTGACCGTCACGCTGCGGACTCAGATGAAGGTCTTGATGCGGCCGGCCAAGCTGCCCGTCTCGGTTGAGGACTTGCCGGAGCAACTGCGTTTCACCCTGGAGCAGCGGACGGACGGTCCGCGTTTGCGCATCGACAACGCCAGCCCTTATTACGCCACCTTCCGCGCGCTGGAACTGGCCTGCGCCAGGGGGCCGGCGCAGCCATTGGCGGCGGAGATGGTGGCGCCCTTAACGGCGGAGACGCTGGCCTTGGATTCGTCCCCGCCCTGCGCCGTCGAGCAGGCGGAAGTCCGTTTTTTGCTGGTGGGCGACGACGGCAACCCGGTGGCGGGCAAGGCGGCCCTGGCTTCGAGCGTCAGCGGTTCCTGA
- a CDS encoding HD domain-containing protein produces MTSNAALSQSIQFFLELDKLKEVIRKNWIASQQRRENSAEHSWQVAMLAMALQPHANEPVALDRVVRLLLVHDVGEIVAGDVSVFDRGEGPEEKEAERAGAAQVFNLLPQAQAEEMLALWDEFEQGFTAEARFANAIDRLAPALLNLHSDGKGWKEQQVRKSQVLERVMPGVRQGCRAAAGWLEQALEQAEQRGVFPPER; encoded by the coding sequence ATGACGAGTAATGCCGCCTTAAGCCAGAGCATCCAGTTTTTCCTTGAACTGGATAAATTGAAAGAAGTGATCCGCAAAAACTGGATCGCTTCGCAGCAGAGGCGGGAAAACTCCGCCGAGCATAGCTGGCAGGTGGCGATGCTCGCCATGGCCTTGCAGCCGCACGCCAACGAGCCGGTGGCGCTGGACCGAGTGGTCAGGCTCTTGCTGGTGCATGATGTCGGCGAAATCGTCGCCGGCGACGTCAGCGTATTCGACCGAGGAGAAGGCCCTGAGGAGAAAGAGGCCGAACGCGCCGGCGCGGCTCAGGTGTTCAACCTGCTGCCGCAGGCGCAGGCGGAGGAAATGTTGGCCTTGTGGGACGAGTTCGAACAAGGCTTTACCGCGGAGGCGCGTTTCGCCAATGCGATAGACCGGCTGGCGCCGGCCTTGTTGAACCTGCACTCCGACGGCAAGGGCTGGAAGGAGCAGCAGGTGCGCAAGTCCCAGGTGCTGGAGCGCGTGATGCCGGGGGTCAGGCAGGGCTGCCGCGCCGCGGCCGGATGGCTGGAGCAGGCCTTGGAGCAGGCCGAGCAACGCGGCGTGTTCCCGCCGGAACGCTAG
- the hemG gene encoding protoporphyrinogen oxidase, whose translation MIAVIGAGMSGLACAWQLRRRGVDAVVYEASDRVGGKVLSLDLAPGLMEAGPNTLLADEALWQWLLELGLTPLAPAAGPQRRFVLRHGHYRALPDGPASLLAGGYFSPGAKWRLLSEPWRRPAEPDASETVAAFFRRRLGEEVLATLVDPFIGGVFAGDPEELLMRECLPALAAAEREAGSLALGMWRRWRRGEIRRKRMCTLAGGLSSLAERLARDLDVRLGCPALALERAGEGWRLWTPQGPQPASAVVLALPAPQAARLLEPCEPEWARACAALPYAPLTVVATVAAERTLLRPLEGFGGLHPASEQALALGHLMSSRIYPHTAAPGSRLLTSFIGGRRQPELAALPDQALLRRLNLELARLFGLEGEPLSQRIVRWPQALPQGTAVMAALRPLAAAASERGLHVCANWLDGVSLPDCLAKGRALADRLAAQALHCRGSGI comes from the coding sequence ATGATTGCGGTGATCGGCGCGGGAATGTCCGGCCTGGCCTGCGCCTGGCAGTTGCGCCGGCGCGGCGTGGACGCGGTGGTGTACGAGGCGTCCGACCGGGTGGGCGGCAAGGTGCTGAGTCTGGACCTGGCGCCGGGCTTGATGGAGGCGGGGCCCAATACTTTGCTGGCGGATGAGGCCTTGTGGCAATGGCTGCTGGAGCTGGGACTGACGCCCTTGGCGCCGGCGGCGGGGCCGCAGCGGCGCTTCGTGCTGCGGCACGGCCATTACCGCGCCTTGCCCGACGGCCCCGCCTCCCTGTTGGCCGGCGGCTATTTCAGCCCGGGCGCCAAATGGCGGCTGTTGAGCGAGCCTTGGCGCCGCCCCGCCGAGCCGGACGCGTCGGAAACGGTGGCGGCCTTTTTTCGGCGCCGCTTGGGCGAGGAGGTGCTGGCCACCCTGGTGGACCCGTTCATCGGCGGCGTGTTCGCCGGCGATCCGGAAGAATTGCTGATGAGGGAATGCCTGCCCGCATTGGCGGCGGCGGAGCGGGAGGCGGGATCGCTGGCCCTGGGCATGTGGCGGCGCTGGCGGCGCGGCGAGATCCGGCGCAAGCGGATGTGCACGCTGGCGGGCGGGCTGTCCAGCCTGGCGGAGCGGCTGGCGAGAGATCTGGACGTGAGGCTGGGCTGTCCGGCGCTGGCGCTGGAACGCGCGGGCGAGGGCTGGCGCTTGTGGACGCCGCAGGGGCCGCAGCCGGCCAGCGCGGTGGTGCTGGCTTTGCCGGCGCCGCAGGCGGCGCGGCTGCTGGAACCCTGCGAGCCGGAATGGGCGCGGGCCTGCGCGGCGCTGCCCTATGCGCCGCTGACCGTGGTGGCCACCGTGGCGGCGGAGCGGACGCTGCTCCGGCCGCTGGAGGGTTTCGGCGGCTTGCACCCGGCCAGCGAGCAGGCTTTGGCCTTGGGGCATTTGATGTCCAGCCGGATCTATCCGCATACGGCGGCGCCCGGTTCGCGCTTGTTGACCAGCTTCATCGGCGGCCGTCGCCAGCCGGAGTTGGCCGCTTTGCCGGATCAGGCCTTGTTGCGGCGCTTGAACCTGGAGCTGGCGCGCCTGTTCGGCCTGGAGGGCGAACCCTTGAGCCAGCGCATCGTGCGTTGGCCGCAGGCGCTGCCGCAGGGCACGGCGGTGATGGCGGCCTTGCGGCCGCTGGCGGCGGCCGCGAGCGAGCGCGGCCTGCATGTCTGCGCCAACTGGCTGGACGGGGTGTCGCTGCCGGACTGTCTGGCCAAGGGGCGGGCGCTGGCAGATCGGCTGGCGGCGCAGGCTTTGCATTGCCGCGGATCCGGCATATAA
- a CDS encoding substrate-binding periplasmic protein, with amino-acid sequence MRASLGMTAAGACLLAAGAAAQAPVKLCGVEWQPFSYVKNGKVDSGISHDVLQEAFRRMKVPVTMEAAPWERCLRGVKTGDYDAVIDNEVAAQTPRFKNVYSSYPVALCVKRGSPVKSFDWKLVQGQAVGMVRGYTYTPKILNYPNWKLEPSNDEDQLYAMLTGGHRRFVLCDVWGASLRPNVEILQPVIDRTDLSPNFSARQAALAARLDATIGDLIRDGSVERIYAKYTQRKFRDMVPAADK; translated from the coding sequence ATGCGGGCGAGTCTAGGGATGACGGCTGCCGGGGCCTGTCTGCTGGCGGCGGGCGCGGCGGCGCAGGCCCCGGTCAAACTGTGCGGGGTGGAGTGGCAGCCGTTCAGCTATGTGAAGAACGGCAAGGTGGATTCCGGCATCAGCCACGACGTGCTGCAAGAGGCCTTCCGCCGGATGAAGGTGCCGGTGACGATGGAGGCCGCGCCTTGGGAGCGTTGCCTGCGCGGGGTCAAGACCGGCGACTACGACGCGGTGATAGACAATGAAGTGGCCGCTCAGACGCCGCGCTTCAAGAACGTCTATTCCAGCTATCCGGTGGCCTTGTGCGTCAAGCGCGGCTCGCCGGTCAAATCCTTCGACTGGAAGCTGGTGCAAGGCCAGGCGGTGGGCATGGTGCGCGGTTACACCTATACGCCGAAGATTCTGAACTATCCCAACTGGAAGCTGGAGCCGAGCAACGACGAGGATCAGCTGTACGCGATGCTGACCGGTGGCCATCGTCGGTTCGTCTTGTGCGATGTGTGGGGCGCCTCCCTGCGGCCGAACGTGGAGATCTTGCAGCCGGTGATAGACCGCACCGATCTGTCGCCCAATTTCAGCGCCCGGCAGGCGGCGCTGGCGGCCAGGCTGGACGCGACGATAGGCGATCTGATCCGCGACGGCAGCGTGGAGCGCATCTACGCCAAATACACCCAGCGCAAGTTCCGGGATATGGTGCCGGCGGCGGACAAATGA
- the glyQ gene encoding glycine--tRNA ligase subunit alpha, which produces MLTFQEIILTLQHYWNRQGCALLQPYDTEVGAGTSHTATFLRALGPEPWNAAYVQPSRRPADGRYGENPNRLFQHHQFQVVLKPAPSNIQELYLGSLKELGLDPTVQDIRFVEDDWENPTLGAWGLGWEVWLNGMEVTQFTYFQQVGGLDCKPVLGEITYGLERLAMYLQGVENVYDLIWTHLPDGQPVTYGNVFFQNEVEQSKYAFEHSNVELLFRQFNDYEAEAKSLLEASLPLPAYEMILKAGHTFNLLDARGAISVTERATYIGRIRTLSRGVAQAYYDAREALGFPMCRQA; this is translated from the coding sequence ATGCTTACCTTCCAGGAAATCATCCTCACGCTCCAGCACTATTGGAACCGCCAGGGCTGCGCCTTGCTGCAGCCTTACGACACCGAAGTGGGCGCGGGGACTTCCCACACCGCCACCTTTCTGCGGGCGCTGGGGCCGGAGCCGTGGAACGCGGCCTATGTGCAGCCGTCGCGTCGACCCGCGGACGGTCGTTACGGCGAGAACCCCAACCGCCTGTTCCAGCATCATCAATTCCAGGTGGTGCTGAAGCCGGCTCCGTCCAATATCCAGGAACTGTATCTGGGTTCCTTGAAGGAGTTGGGCTTGGATCCGACGGTGCAGGATATCCGCTTCGTCGAGGACGACTGGGAAAACCCGACCCTGGGCGCCTGGGGCCTGGGCTGGGAAGTGTGGCTGAACGGCATGGAAGTGACCCAGTTCACCTATTTCCAGCAAGTGGGCGGCCTGGACTGCAAGCCGGTGCTGGGCGAGATCACCTACGGTCTGGAGCGTCTGGCCATGTATCTGCAGGGCGTGGAGAACGTCTACGACCTGATCTGGACCCATCTGCCGGACGGCCAGCCGGTCACGTACGGCAATGTGTTCTTCCAGAACGAAGTGGAGCAGTCCAAGTACGCGTTCGAACACAGCAACGTCGAGCTGCTGTTCCGCCAATTCAACGACTACGAGGCCGAGGCCAAGTCGCTGCTGGAGGCCAGCCTGCCGCTGCCGGCCTACGAGATGATTCTCAAGGCCGGGCACACCTTCAACCTGCTGGACGCGCGCGGCGCGATCTCGGTGACCGAACGCGCCACCTATATCGGCCGCATCCGCACCCTGTCCCGCGGCGTGGCGCAGGCGTATTACGACGCCCGCGAAGCGCTGGGTTTCCCGATGTGCCGGCAGGCCTGA
- a CDS encoding surface-adhesin E family protein → MKAFFACLCAALALPAQAEPAADWVAYQDGKALQLAIDGNSLWLGQDGLVHFVNQERFDKIQYEKSYKLKFNIRRSVGYADCGKYQYVFVSSDYFDRNNKHLFSTLFPVPRHAWKWQPVYNGSVADAMMKVICEAAGAAKR, encoded by the coding sequence ATGAAGGCCTTTTTCGCATGTCTGTGCGCCGCGCTGGCGCTGCCGGCGCAGGCCGAGCCCGCCGCCGACTGGGTGGCGTATCAGGACGGCAAGGCGCTGCAATTGGCGATAGACGGCAATTCGCTGTGGCTGGGGCAGGACGGGCTGGTGCACTTCGTCAACCAGGAACGGTTCGACAAGATCCAGTACGAGAAAAGCTACAAGCTGAAATTCAATATCCGCCGCAGCGTAGGCTACGCCGACTGCGGCAAGTACCAGTACGTGTTTGTCAGTTCCGATTATTTCGATCGCAACAACAAGCACCTGTTCTCAACCCTGTTTCCAGTGCCGCGTCACGCCTGGAAATGGCAGCCCGTGTATAACGGATCGGTCGCCGACGCCATGATGAAGGTGATCTGCGAAGCCGCCGGGGCCGCCAAGCGTTAA
- the glyS gene encoding glycine--tRNA ligase subunit beta — protein sequence MNQTLLIELLTEELPPKALEKLAASFAQTIGDELKKMQFAPADAEATVYASPRRLAVQLADVAALQPDQKISRKGPAVAAGMKDGQPTPALAGFARSCGVDVSALSTMSDGKQDVYVYESVKQGQPLAAVLADVVALALKKLPAPKLMRWGSLDVQFVRPVHGLIMLHGDAVVPGEVLGLHSGQRTRGHRFLSEGEVTVANADAYARTLHESGKVVASFDARRELIRHKLAEAAARLNATIAAPEALFDEVTGLVEWPVVLEAGFEAEFLRVPQECLILTMQQNQKYFPLLDASGKLMNRFLLVSNLETADPSFIVGGNERVLRARLSDAKFFFEQDQKARLDSRLPRLANVVYHNKIGSQLERVERLQSIAGAIAHELGADAALAARAAYLAKADLVSGMVGEFPELQGVMGMYYAQFDGEHAEVAAAIEGHYHPRFAGDTLPEGKIATAVALADKLETIVGIWGIGLIPTGDKDPFALRRAALGVVRMALDADLDLKALLNIVAAAFPAGKLSATVADEVFGFMMDRLKNFLAADYKGDEIDAVLALSPSRLAEVRAVLSAVAAFKALPEAAALAAANKRVKNILKKAEGEVGAVNPALLGEAAEQALFAAVEQLAPQVDDKFAARDFAAALTQLASLRAPVDAFFDGVMVMADDAAVRNNRIALLARLAGLFNRVADISLLAE from the coding sequence ATGAACCAGACATTGCTGATTGAGCTGCTCACCGAGGAGCTGCCGCCCAAAGCGTTGGAAAAGCTGGCCGCCAGCTTTGCCCAGACCATAGGCGACGAACTGAAAAAGATGCAGTTCGCGCCGGCCGACGCCGAAGCGACGGTCTACGCCTCGCCGCGCCGCCTGGCGGTGCAGTTGGCCGATGTGGCCGCCTTGCAGCCGGACCAGAAGATTAGCCGCAAGGGCCCGGCCGTGGCCGCCGGGATGAAAGACGGCCAGCCCACGCCGGCGCTGGCCGGTTTCGCCCGCTCCTGCGGCGTGGACGTGTCCGCGCTGTCCACGATGAGCGACGGCAAGCAGGACGTGTACGTCTACGAGAGCGTCAAGCAGGGCCAGCCGCTGGCCGCGGTGCTGGCCGACGTGGTGGCCTTGGCGCTGAAAAAGCTGCCGGCGCCCAAGCTGATGCGCTGGGGCAGCCTGGACGTGCAGTTCGTGCGTCCGGTGCACGGCCTGATCATGCTGCACGGCGACGCGGTGGTGCCGGGCGAGGTGCTGGGCCTGCACAGCGGCCAACGCACCCGCGGCCATCGCTTCCTGTCCGAGGGCGAAGTGACCGTGGCCAACGCCGACGCTTACGCCCGCACCCTGCATGAGTCCGGCAAGGTGGTGGCCAGCTTCGACGCGCGCCGCGAACTGATCCGCCACAAGCTGGCCGAGGCCGCCGCCCGCCTGAACGCCACCATCGCCGCGCCGGAGGCCTTGTTCGACGAGGTGACCGGCCTGGTGGAATGGCCGGTGGTGCTGGAAGCCGGCTTCGAGGCCGAATTCCTGCGCGTGCCGCAGGAATGCCTGATCCTGACCATGCAGCAGAACCAGAAATACTTCCCGCTGCTGGACGCGTCCGGCAAGCTGATGAACCGCTTCCTGCTGGTGTCCAACCTGGAAACCGCGGACCCGTCCTTCATCGTCGGCGGCAACGAGCGCGTGCTGCGCGCGCGCCTGTCCGACGCCAAGTTCTTCTTCGAACAGGACCAGAAGGCGCGGCTGGACAGCCGGCTGCCGCGTCTGGCCAATGTGGTCTACCACAATAAGATCGGTTCGCAGCTGGAGCGCGTGGAGCGCTTGCAGAGCATCGCCGGCGCCATCGCCCATGAGCTGGGCGCCGACGCCGCGCTGGCCGCTCGCGCCGCCTATCTGGCCAAGGCCGACCTGGTGTCCGGCATGGTGGGCGAATTCCCCGAGCTGCAGGGCGTGATGGGCATGTATTACGCCCAGTTCGACGGCGAGCACGCCGAAGTGGCCGCCGCCATCGAAGGCCATTACCACCCGCGTTTCGCCGGCGACACGCTGCCGGAAGGCAAGATCGCCACCGCGGTGGCGTTGGCGGACAAGCTGGAAACCATCGTCGGCATCTGGGGCATAGGCCTGATCCCCACCGGCGACAAGGATCCGTTCGCCCTGCGCCGCGCCGCTCTGGGCGTGGTGCGCATGGCGCTGGACGCGGATCTGGACCTGAAGGCGCTGCTGAACATCGTCGCTGCGGCCTTCCCGGCCGGCAAGCTGTCCGCCACCGTGGCCGACGAGGTGTTCGGCTTCATGATGGACCGCCTGAAGAACTTCCTCGCCGCCGATTACAAGGGCGACGAGATCGACGCGGTGCTGGCGCTCTCGCCCAGCCGGCTGGCGGAAGTGCGCGCGGTCTTGTCCGCCGTGGCCGCCTTCAAGGCGCTGCCGGAAGCGGCCGCGCTGGCCGCTGCCAACAAACGGGTGAAGAACATCCTGAAGAAGGCCGAAGGCGAAGTGGGCGCGGTGAATCCGGCGCTGCTGGGCGAAGCGGCCGAGCAGGCGTTGTTCGCCGCCGTCGAGCAGTTGGCGCCGCAGGTGGACGATAAGTTCGCCGCCCGCGACTTCGCCGCCGCGCTGACTCAGCTGGCCTCGCTGCGCGCGCCGGTGGACGCCTTCTTCGACGGCGTGATGGTGATGGCGGACGACGCCGCGGTGCGCAACAACCGCATCGCCTTGCTGGCGCGTCTGGCCGGCTTGTTCAACCGCGTGGCGGACATCTCGCTGCTGGCGGAGTAA
- the gmhB gene encoding D-glycero-beta-D-manno-heptose 1,7-bisphosphate 7-phosphatase — translation MKLVILDRDGVINEDRDDFVKSPAEWVPIEHSLEAIANLTQSGWRVVVATNQSGIGRGLFDMQALNAMHEKMHRLVGQAGGRIDAVLFCPHGPSAGCDCRKPLPGMVLEIAERFNVKLDGLPLIGDSRRDLESVAAVGGLPILVKTGKGAKTLADGELPAGTLVFDDLYDAAEYLIDSRER, via the coding sequence GTGAAACTAGTGATACTCGACCGCGACGGCGTGATCAACGAAGACCGCGACGATTTCGTCAAATCGCCGGCGGAATGGGTGCCGATCGAGCACAGCCTGGAGGCGATCGCCAATCTGACCCAGTCCGGTTGGCGCGTGGTGGTGGCCACCAATCAATCCGGCATCGGCCGCGGCCTGTTCGACATGCAGGCGCTCAACGCCATGCACGAGAAGATGCATAGGCTGGTGGGCCAGGCCGGCGGCCGCATCGACGCGGTGCTGTTCTGTCCGCACGGCCCCAGCGCCGGCTGCGACTGTCGCAAGCCGCTGCCGGGCATGGTGCTGGAGATCGCGGAGCGCTTCAATGTGAAGCTGGACGGTTTGCCGCTGATCGGCGACAGCCGGCGCGATCTGGAGTCGGTGGCGGCGGTGGGCGGCCTGCCCATCCTGGTCAAGACCGGCAAGGGCGCCAAGACGCTGGCCGACGGCGAACTGCCGGCCGGCACCCTGGTGTTCGACGATTTGTACGACGCCGCGGAATATCTGATCGATTCCCGCGAACGTTGA
- a CDS encoding lysophospholipid acyltransferase family protein encodes MLSLWLRNLLYWLVLMIVTPLFFFLLLLSAPLPRRARHVFGVSWALSLLWMLEHVIGLKYKVLGAENLPEQPSVICSKHQSGWETLALQKIFPWQVYVAKRELTWIPVFGWGLVLMNPIIINRSDRANANQRLLEQGLERKRHRFWITVFPEGTRTKPGVAGKYKLGAARMAKQFDMPLVPVAHNAGEFWPRNAFLKYPGEITVVVGKPIVPSEELGPEAMMKEAEQWIEARQREIGGVGPFADADEKRKRLAASAAA; translated from the coding sequence ATGCTGAGTTTATGGCTTCGTAACCTGCTGTACTGGCTGGTGCTGATGATCGTCACGCCGCTCTTCTTCTTCCTGCTGCTGCTGTCCGCGCCGCTGCCGCGCCGCGCGCGCCATGTGTTCGGCGTCAGCTGGGCCTTGAGCCTGCTGTGGATGCTGGAGCACGTGATCGGCCTGAAATACAAGGTGCTGGGCGCGGAAAACCTGCCTGAGCAGCCGTCGGTGATCTGTTCCAAGCACCAGTCCGGCTGGGAAACGCTGGCCTTGCAGAAGATCTTTCCGTGGCAGGTGTACGTGGCCAAGCGCGAGCTGACCTGGATTCCGGTGTTCGGCTGGGGCCTGGTGCTGATGAACCCCATCATCATCAACCGCTCCGACCGCGCCAACGCCAACCAGCGCCTGCTGGAGCAGGGGCTGGAGCGCAAACGCCACCGCTTCTGGATCACGGTGTTCCCGGAAGGCACCCGCACCAAGCCGGGCGTGGCGGGCAAATACAAGCTGGGCGCGGCGCGCATGGCCAAGCAGTTCGACATGCCGCTGGTGCCGGTGGCGCACAACGCCGGCGAATTCTGGCCGCGCAACGCCTTCCTGAAATACCCCGGCGAGATCACCGTGGTGGTGGGCAAGCCCATTGTGCCGAGCGAAGAGCTGGGGCCCGAGGCGATGATGAAGGAAGCCGAGCAGTGGATCGAGGCGCGCCAGCGCGAGATCGGCGGCGTCGGCCCGTTCGCGGACGCGGATGAAAAGCGCAAACGTCTGGCTGCGTCTGCCGCTGCCTGA
- a CDS encoding M48 family metallopeptidase, which produces MKSANVWLRLPLPDGEVDVVLTRRPRKSVGIRVSAGRVELVAHPAVSAARLREVLLERRDWIAGHVARQRQARRQAEDLSQLSWQGQALPIVLAAGVRRTARLSAEGLIVTGIVEGDAAALKQAVCRFFKREAALRFPARMEALARACRRRPSGLQLSSARTRWGSCTAAGVIRLNWRLLQAPPAVLDYVIAHELAHLEHMNHSPAFWAETARLYPDWQAARRWLKLHGAGLFHFD; this is translated from the coding sequence ATGAAAAGCGCAAACGTCTGGCTGCGTCTGCCGCTGCCTGACGGCGAGGTGGACGTGGTGCTGACCCGGCGCCCGCGCAAAAGCGTGGGCATACGGGTCAGCGCGGGCAGGGTGGAGCTGGTCGCGCATCCGGCGGTCAGCGCCGCCCGTCTGCGTGAAGTGCTGTTGGAGCGCCGCGACTGGATCGCCGGCCATGTGGCGCGGCAAAGGCAGGCGCGGCGGCAAGCCGAGGATCTCAGCCAACTGAGTTGGCAGGGTCAGGCTCTGCCCATCGTGCTGGCGGCCGGCGTGCGGCGCACGGCCAGGCTGTCGGCGGAGGGCTTGATTGTTACCGGTATCGTCGAGGGCGACGCGGCCGCTTTGAAGCAGGCGGTATGCCGTTTCTTCAAACGTGAGGCGGCCTTGCGTTTTCCGGCGCGGATGGAGGCACTGGCGCGCGCCTGCCGGCGCCGGCCCAGCGGCCTGCAGCTGTCGTCGGCGCGCACGCGCTGGGGCAGCTGCACCGCGGCCGGGGTGATCCGGCTGAACTGGCGCTTGCTGCAGGCGCCGCCGGCGGTGCTGGATTACGTGATCGCCCATGAGCTGGCCCATCTGGAACACATGAACCATTCACCGGCGTTCTGGGCGGAGACCGCGCGCCTGTATCCGGACTGGCAGGCGGCGCGGCGCTGGTTGAAGCTGCACGGCGCCGGGCTGTTCCATTTTGATTGA